The following coding sequences lie in one Arachis ipaensis cultivar K30076 chromosome B03, Araip1.1, whole genome shotgun sequence genomic window:
- the LOC110269428 gene encoding zinc finger BED domain-containing protein RICESLEEPER 2-like has product MEDNVEDNISGLDILRWWKLKSMKYYAHAHMARDLLAIPVSTVSSESAFSTSGRVLDQFRSSLSPFIVESLICSQNWLKTQEKMYDLKQELEDQEKLELELSTLTISNQAIGVDIVYNNLRSQLLS; this is encoded by the exons ATGGAAGATAATGTGGAGGATAACATTTCCGGTTTAGACATTTTGCGTTGGTGGAAATTGAAATCAATGAAGTATTATGCTCATGCTCACATGGCTAGGGATTTGTTGGCTATTCCCGTCTCTACTGTATCTTCTGAGTCGGCATTTAGTACTAGTGGTCGTGTGCTTGACCAATTTAGAAGCTCATTAAGTCCTTTTATTGTTGAGTCTCTAATTTGCTCACAAAATTGGTTGAAGACTCAAGAGAAGATGTATGACTTAAAGCAAGAACTTGAGGACCAAGAAAAACTTGAATTAG AGCTTTCAACTTTAACAATATCTAATCAAGCCATTGGAGTTGATATTGTTTACAACAATTTGAG GTCACAACTCCTCTCTTGA